One stretch of Pararhizobium qamdonense DNA includes these proteins:
- a CDS encoding SpoVR family protein: MIKNAGSTLLFDSSDWNFKTLSHAYDAIETIAIDELGLDVYPNQLEIISSEQMLDAYSSVGMPLMYQHWSFGKRFVYEENGYRKGHHGLAYELVINSNPCITYLMEENTMAMQTLVTAHAAFGHNHFFKNNYLFKQWTDAGAILSYMEFSKKYIAKCEERHGTSAVEAILDSAHALMDQGVFRYRRPPRLSSKKEQERARERLEYEEQTYSDLWRTLPRATGRPDPEEAERDAMERKKVLNLPEENLLYFLEKNSLILEPWQRELLRIVRVIAQYFYPQRQTKVMNEGCATYVHYTIMNRLFDQGKISEGAMLEMLHSHSSVVFQPHFDDPRFSGLNPYALGFAMMQDIERICNQPTSEDRDWFPAIAGSGRWRETLIDAWANHRDESFILQYLSPALIRKFRLFQLTDEASNKYCEVASIHNERGYSEIRKALARSYDVSANSQDIQVVDVDLLGDRQLRLEHRMKNGVLLEETSRDATLAHIRHLWGYGVSLAGVDGKTGAARYACSTG, from the coding sequence ATGATAAAGAACGCAGGCTCAACACTGTTGTTTGACAGTTCCGACTGGAACTTCAAGACGCTGTCGCATGCCTATGATGCGATCGAGACGATCGCAATCGATGAACTTGGCCTCGACGTCTATCCCAACCAGCTTGAAATCATTTCGTCGGAGCAGATGCTGGACGCCTATTCGTCCGTCGGCATGCCGCTGATGTATCAGCACTGGTCCTTCGGCAAACGCTTCGTCTACGAGGAAAACGGCTATCGCAAGGGCCACCACGGCCTTGCCTATGAGCTGGTGATCAACTCCAATCCCTGCATCACCTATCTGATGGAGGAAAACACCATGGCGATGCAGACCCTGGTGACCGCGCACGCGGCCTTCGGCCACAATCATTTCTTCAAGAACAACTATCTCTTCAAGCAATGGACCGATGCCGGCGCCATCCTCAGCTATATGGAATTTTCCAAGAAATATATCGCCAAATGCGAGGAGCGGCACGGCACCTCCGCCGTCGAGGCCATTCTGGATTCCGCCCATGCGCTGATGGATCAGGGTGTTTTCCGCTACCGCCGCCCGCCGCGCCTGTCCTCGAAGAAGGAGCAGGAACGCGCCCGCGAGAGACTGGAATATGAGGAACAGACCTATAGCGACCTGTGGCGCACCCTTCCGCGCGCGACCGGCAGGCCCGACCCTGAAGAGGCCGAACGCGACGCCATGGAGCGAAAAAAGGTCCTCAATCTGCCGGAGGAAAACCTTCTCTATTTCCTGGAGAAAAACAGCCTGATCCTCGAGCCTTGGCAACGCGAATTGTTGCGCATCGTGCGGGTGATCGCCCAGTATTTCTATCCGCAGCGCCAGACCAAGGTGATGAACGAGGGCTGCGCCACCTATGTGCATTACACGATCATGAACAGGCTGTTCGATCAGGGAAAGATCAGCGAAGGCGCGATGCTGGAAATGCTCCACAGCCATTCCAGCGTGGTGTTCCAGCCGCATTTCGACGATCCCCGTTTTTCCGGGCTCAACCCCTATGCGCTGGGTTTTGCGATGATGCAGGACATTGAGCGCATCTGCAATCAGCCGACATCGGAGGACCGCGACTGGTTCCCCGCTATTGCCGGCAGCGGCCGCTGGCGCGAAACCCTGATCGACGCCTGGGCCAACCACCGCGATGAATCCTTCATCCTGCAATATCTGAGCCCGGCGCTGATCCGCAAATTCCGGCTCTTCCAGCTGACCGACGAGGCCAGCAACAAATATTGCGAGGTCGCCTCGATCCACAACGAACGGGGTTATTCCGAAATCCGCAAGGCACTGGCCAGAAGCTACGATGTCAGCGCCAACAGTCAGGACATCCAGGTCGTCGACGTCGATCTCTTGGGAGACCGCCAATTGCGGCTGGAACACCGGATGAAGAACGGCGTGCTTCTGGAAGAAACGAGCCGCGACGCAACGCTCGCCCACATCCGGCACCTATGGGGCTACGGCGTCTCGCTTGCGGGCGTCGATGGCAAAACAG
- a CDS encoding YeaH/YhbH family protein — protein MPNFIDRRLNPKDKSLGNRQRFLKRAREELKRFIKDRVKTDKIADVDSDHAVPMPARGASEPTFQPARGSGDRQYVLPGNRDYMPGDRIDKPQGGGGSGSSAGKGEDEDNFQFLLSREEVLELFFEDLELPDMIKLSLKEAVAFKPRRAGFATSGSPTNINVSRTMRNSYGRRIALQRPKRKTLEALAQEIEALATEPELGIAERRHLEDLRVQLDLLERRRRRIPYVDPVDIRFNRFERQPLPNANAVMFCLMDVSSSMGEREKDLAKRFFVLLHLFLKRRYDRIDIVFIRHTDEAGEVDEDTFFYSTQSGGTVVSTALEEMLRIIQERYPAKEWNIYAAQASDGDNVSRDSDRCASLLTSELMRLCQYYAYVEIIDERESEIFGSTDNGTSLWRAYRTVDGEWPNFQMTRIARPSDIYPVFRKLFARQPTLQFR, from the coding sequence ATGCCGAATTTCATCGACCGACGCCTCAACCCGAAGGACAAGAGCCTTGGAAACCGCCAGCGCTTCCTGAAGCGCGCCCGCGAGGAGCTGAAACGCTTCATCAAGGATCGCGTCAAGACCGACAAGATCGCCGACGTGGATTCAGACCACGCAGTGCCCATGCCTGCGCGCGGCGCCAGCGAGCCGACATTTCAGCCGGCGCGCGGCAGCGGCGATAGACAATATGTCCTGCCCGGCAATCGCGACTACATGCCGGGAGACCGGATCGACAAGCCGCAGGGCGGCGGCGGCTCCGGCTCGTCTGCCGGAAAAGGCGAGGACGAGGATAATTTCCAGTTCCTCCTGTCGCGCGAGGAAGTGCTCGAACTGTTTTTCGAGGATCTCGAGCTGCCCGACATGATCAAGCTCAGCCTGAAGGAAGCGGTTGCCTTCAAGCCGCGCCGGGCAGGCTTTGCCACCAGCGGGTCGCCCACCAATATCAATGTCAGCCGCACCATGCGCAACAGCTACGGCCGCCGCATCGCCCTGCAGCGCCCCAAGCGAAAGACGCTGGAAGCCTTGGCGCAGGAGATCGAGGCTCTGGCAACCGAACCGGAACTCGGCATCGCAGAGCGCCGGCATCTGGAAGACCTGCGGGTGCAACTGGACCTCCTGGAGCGGCGGCGGCGCCGCATTCCCTATGTCGATCCCGTCGATATCCGTTTCAACCGCTTCGAACGCCAGCCGCTGCCCAATGCCAATGCGGTGATGTTCTGCCTGATGGATGTGTCGAGCTCGATGGGCGAGCGGGAGAAGGATCTCGCCAAGCGCTTTTTCGTGCTGTTGCATCTGTTTTTAAAACGGCGCTACGACCGGATCGATATCGTCTTCATCCGCCACACGGACGAGGCGGGCGAGGTCGATGAGGACACATTCTTCTACAGCACCCAGAGCGGCGGCACTGTCGTCTCAACGGCGCTGGAGGAAATGCTGCGGATCATTCAGGAGCGCTATCCGGCAAAGGAATGGAATATCTACGCGGCCCAAGCCTCCGACGGCGACAATGTCTCACGCGATTCCGACCGCTGCGCCTCGCTGCTGACGTCCGAACTGATGCGGCTCTGCCAATATTACGCCTATGTCGAAATCATCGACGAGCGGGAGAGCGAAATCTTCGGCTCAACCGACAACGGCACGTCGCTCTGGCGCGCCTATCGCACCGTCGATGGCGAATGGCCGAATTTCCAGATGACCCGGATCGCAAGACCCTCCGACATCTATCCTGTCTTCCGGAAGCTTTTCGCCAGGCAGCCAACCCTGCAATTTCGATAG